One part of the Solanum dulcamara chromosome 8, daSolDulc1.2, whole genome shotgun sequence genome encodes these proteins:
- the LOC129900261 gene encoding WRKY transcription factor 55 isoform X1, which produces MEDQTIATILYGCRLGKEVEANLANWANQRGVLLSKTEEIIAVFNNVKERLISQQRQHQQQQQQVVQEWLSSSGHHEALELFHAAENTSARAFSVHGLPQESDQMGGGESSMMVAMDASHDSSTAAVASSSSSQRQRTRSRTGDTERRTVRVSAPRMGNLELPPEDGFTWRKYGQKEILGSRFPRAYYRCTHQKLYHCPAKKQVQRLDDDPYVFEVTYRSQHTCYMSATAPTVPPPTVEEITHQTTSTPPPAPLLLPPPTSASLSGHWLSMDIKPQGEQAGTSYTTTPFDIQRDFGHGSVGSLASICNIVTTGSSGGGGAGTSGSRFGREVDYQPVVDMADAMFNSGSSSNTSMDIIFSSIDDKWDSAEKKD; this is translated from the exons ATGGAAGATCAGACAATTGCTACAATCCTTTATGGGTGTAGATTGGGTAAAGAGGTGGAAGCCAACTTAGCGAACTGGGCAAACCAAAGGGGTGTCCTTTTAAGTAAAACAGAAGAGATCATTGCGGTATTTAATAATGTAAAGGAAAGATTAATTAGCCAGCAGCGGCAGCaccaacaacagcaacaacaggTGGTTCAAGAATGGCTAAGTAGTAGTGGTCATCATGAGGCACTAGAATTGTTCCATGCAGCAGAGAATACGTCGGCGAGGGCATTTTCGGTGCATGGGCTACCGCAGGAAAGTGATCAAATGGGTGGTGGGGAAAGTTCTATGATGGTGGCTATGGATGCATCTCATGATTCCAGTACAGCTGCTGtcgcttcttcttcttcctcccaAAGGCAACGAACAAG GTCCAGAACGGGAGATACAGAGAGAAGAACAGTGAGGGTGTCTGCTCCAAGAATGGGAAATCTTGAACTCCCACCAGAGGATGGTTTTACTTGGAGAAAATATGGTCAGAAAGAGATTCTTGGATCTAGGTTTCCTAG GGCTTATTATAGATGCACCCATCAAAAGCTATACCATTGTCCAGCCAAGAAGCAAGTCCAGCGCCTTGATGACGATCCTTATGTATTTGAGGTAACATACCGATCTCAACACACTTGCTATATGTCCGCCACAGCTCCCACCGTGCCTCCCCCCACGGTGGAAGAGATAACTCATCAAACCACCTCAACCCCTCCACCGGCGCCACTGCTGTTGCCGCCACCAACTTCAGCCTCCTTAAGTGGGCATTGGCTCTCCATGGATATTAAGCCACAAGGAGAACAAGCTGGCACAAGCTACACTACTACTCCATTTGACATACAAAG GGATTTTGGGCATGGAAGTGTTGGTTCACTAGCTAGCATATGCAATATCGTGACCACCGGTAGCAGCGGTGGTGGAGGTGCAGGGACCTCCGGTAGTAGATTTGGGAGGGAAGTTGATTACCAGCCGGTGGTGGATATGGCGGACGCCATGTTTAATTCTGGGAGTAGCAGCAATACTAGCATGGACatcattttttcttctattgatgACAAATGGGACTCGGCAGAAAAGAAAGATTag
- the LOC129900261 gene encoding WRKY transcription factor 55 isoform X2 → MEDQTIATILYGCRLGKEVEANLANWANQRGVLLSKTEEIIAVFNNVKERLISQQRQHQQQQQQVVQEWLSSSGHHEALELFHAAENTSARAFSVHGLPQESDQMGGGESSMMVAMDASHDSSTAAVASSSSSQRQRTRTGDTERRTVRVSAPRMGNLELPPEDGFTWRKYGQKEILGSRFPRAYYRCTHQKLYHCPAKKQVQRLDDDPYVFEVTYRSQHTCYMSATAPTVPPPTVEEITHQTTSTPPPAPLLLPPPTSASLSGHWLSMDIKPQGEQAGTSYTTTPFDIQRDFGHGSVGSLASICNIVTTGSSGGGGAGTSGSRFGREVDYQPVVDMADAMFNSGSSSNTSMDIIFSSIDDKWDSAEKKD, encoded by the exons ATGGAAGATCAGACAATTGCTACAATCCTTTATGGGTGTAGATTGGGTAAAGAGGTGGAAGCCAACTTAGCGAACTGGGCAAACCAAAGGGGTGTCCTTTTAAGTAAAACAGAAGAGATCATTGCGGTATTTAATAATGTAAAGGAAAGATTAATTAGCCAGCAGCGGCAGCaccaacaacagcaacaacaggTGGTTCAAGAATGGCTAAGTAGTAGTGGTCATCATGAGGCACTAGAATTGTTCCATGCAGCAGAGAATACGTCGGCGAGGGCATTTTCGGTGCATGGGCTACCGCAGGAAAGTGATCAAATGGGTGGTGGGGAAAGTTCTATGATGGTGGCTATGGATGCATCTCATGATTCCAGTACAGCTGCTGtcgcttcttcttcttcctcccaAAGGCAACGAACAAG AACGGGAGATACAGAGAGAAGAACAGTGAGGGTGTCTGCTCCAAGAATGGGAAATCTTGAACTCCCACCAGAGGATGGTTTTACTTGGAGAAAATATGGTCAGAAAGAGATTCTTGGATCTAGGTTTCCTAG GGCTTATTATAGATGCACCCATCAAAAGCTATACCATTGTCCAGCCAAGAAGCAAGTCCAGCGCCTTGATGACGATCCTTATGTATTTGAGGTAACATACCGATCTCAACACACTTGCTATATGTCCGCCACAGCTCCCACCGTGCCTCCCCCCACGGTGGAAGAGATAACTCATCAAACCACCTCAACCCCTCCACCGGCGCCACTGCTGTTGCCGCCACCAACTTCAGCCTCCTTAAGTGGGCATTGGCTCTCCATGGATATTAAGCCACAAGGAGAACAAGCTGGCACAAGCTACACTACTACTCCATTTGACATACAAAG GGATTTTGGGCATGGAAGTGTTGGTTCACTAGCTAGCATATGCAATATCGTGACCACCGGTAGCAGCGGTGGTGGAGGTGCAGGGACCTCCGGTAGTAGATTTGGGAGGGAAGTTGATTACCAGCCGGTGGTGGATATGGCGGACGCCATGTTTAATTCTGGGAGTAGCAGCAATACTAGCATGGACatcattttttcttctattgatgACAAATGGGACTCGGCAGAAAAGAAAGATTag